The genomic segment GCCACCCCGGTTTTTCAGTGTGACTACGGCGGGGGTTCTGTTGTCAAGGCGGGAAAGCGTGCCTTGACAACAGAACCCCCGCCGTGTTTTGGGCTGTGGACCGGGGCGGGGTGGGGTCTGGGTGGCTGCTCGCCTTGGGGTGCCCGGGTACCGGTTGCGTTGGGGGTGGCTGTGAGGTGCCGAGAATGTGGCTTTCACGGCATGGTGAGTGTCACGAATGTGGCTTGCGGGACGTTTGATGTCTCGAAAGCCACATTCGTGACAGGGCGCCTGCCGCGAGTGTGCGGCTCGGGTTCCTGAACGTGCAACTCGGATGCGCGAGTGTGGGGTTCGGGTGCGCGAGTGTGAGGTTAGCGGACTCGGGATTGGGGGTCGGCGTCCAGGTCTATGCGGACGGCGGTGGGGAGGGTGCCGACGCCCAGGGATTCCCGGGCGCGCGTGAGGACCTGGGTGTCGATCACCCGCCACACGGTCTTCAGGTCGGCGCCTTCGCGCAGCGAGATTTCCATGCGCAGGGCGGGGGAAGACGGGTCGCCGACGGCGCGGACGCGGGCGCGGCTCACGCCGTCGACGGCTTCGGCGTCGGCGCGGATGGCGGCGGAGATGGCGGCGGCGGTGACGGTCAGTTCCTGGCCGGGGGCGCGGTCCAGTTCCAGGTCCGGCCTGCCTTCCGGGCGCAGTGAGCGGAAGAACCACCACAGCCCGAAGATCAGCAGCAGGACACCGGCCACGATGGCGGCGGTCTTCGCGATGACCGGTTCGCGGCCCAGCCAGTCCACGGCCATCGGGTCCAGCACCGGCCGCAGCGCGCGGAACGTGCCCAGCCAGCCCTGGCCGACCACCAGCGCCAGCACCCCGGCGGCCAGCGCCAGCACGCCGACGAGCGAGGTCAGCGTCCGCTCGGCGCCGTAGGACCGGGCCAAAGCCTTG from the Amycolatopsis magusensis genome contains:
- a CDS encoding alkaline shock response membrane anchor protein AmaP: MKTVASKALARSYGAERTLTSLVGVLALAAGVLALVVGQGWLGTFRALRPVLDPMAVDWLGREPVIAKTAAIVAGVLLLIFGLWWFFRSLRPEGRPDLELDRAPGQELTVTAAAISAAIRADAEAVDGVSRARVRAVGDPSSPALRMEISLREGADLKTVWRVIDTQVLTRARESLGVGTLPTAVRIDLDADPQSRVR